One Romboutsia sp. 13368 genomic window carries:
- a CDS encoding Eco57I restriction-modification methylase domain-containing protein, producing the protein MGSFFAISKLYEESLDINIKKRNGVYYTPKIIVDYILEKTIKNHDILKNPEPKILDISCGCGNFLLEVYDVLYDLIECNIYDLKKRYGDNYINYNTIHNHIISKCIYGYDIDIDAINILKNGLREKDIDLPVDKFNIYCEDALKINFNNKFDYIIGNPPYIGHKNLDKDYRKYILKEYRQVYKGKSDLYYCFIKKIIDNLEENGVCSIITPRYFLESPSAKDLRHYIDDNINILEIIDFLGCEVFENIGISSCISTLKKERQSQNTNIIRIKNQTIDINKFNSIEELIENNNFEKLTLKKDKINKEWIILKDKDKYFYDNIEKYCKYSLEQICTSFQGIITGCDKAFIINKNDKNINTIEDKLLKPWVKNKHIQKYIIDSSEYNLIYSNDIKDELDYPIIINDFIGKYKEKLLNRRECKKNIRLWYELQWGREKSLFERKKIMYPYKAYNNRFAIDENNNFSSADVYSFYIKEEYENIFSHEYLVGILNSEVYNKYFKINAKKISRNIYDYYPNKVMKIKIFKDENYTEIENLSKEILLRLKSGDKKIDDLEVKINNLIKTSLDI; encoded by the coding sequence ATGGGGAGTTTTTTTGCTATATCTAAACTATACGAAGAAAGTTTGGATATAAATATAAAAAAGAGAAATGGTGTATATTATACACCAAAAATTATAGTAGACTATATTCTAGAAAAAACTATTAAAAATCATGATATACTTAAAAATCCAGAACCTAAGATATTAGATATATCCTGTGGTTGTGGGAATTTTTTATTAGAAGTATATGATGTTTTATATGATTTAATAGAATGCAATATATATGATTTAAAGAAAAGGTATGGAGATAATTATATAAATTATAATACTATTCATAACCATATAATATCTAAATGTATATATGGTTATGATATCGATATAGATGCAATAAATATTTTAAAGAATGGATTAAGAGAAAAAGATATAGACTTACCTGTAGATAAATTTAATATATATTGTGAAGATGCACTAAAGATAAATTTTAATAATAAATTTGATTATATAATAGGTAATCCACCTTATATAGGACATAAAAATTTAGATAAAGATTATAGAAAATATATATTAAAAGAATATAGACAAGTTTATAAAGGAAAATCAGATTTATATTATTGCTTTATTAAAAAAATTATAGATAACTTAGAAGAAAATGGAGTTTGTAGTATCATAACGCCAAGATATTTTTTAGAAAGTCCATCAGCAAAAGATTTACGACACTATATAGATGATAATATTAATATACTAGAAATTATAGATTTCTTAGGATGTGAAGTATTTGAAAATATAGGAATATCTAGTTGCATATCTACATTAAAAAAAGAAAGACAATCACAAAATACAAATATAATTAGAATTAAGAATCAAACCATAGACATAAATAAATTTAATTCCATAGAAGAACTCATAGAAAACAATAATTTTGAAAAATTAACATTAAAAAAAGATAAAATAAATAAAGAATGGATAATACTAAAAGATAAAGATAAGTATTTTTATGATAATATAGAAAAATACTGTAAATATTCCTTAGAACAAATATGTACAAGCTTTCAAGGTATAATAACAGGATGCGATAAGGCATTTATCATAAATAAGAATGATAAAAATATAAATACGATAGAAGATAAACTGCTTAAACCATGGGTGAAAAATAAGCATATTCAAAAATACATAATAGATAGTAGTGAATATAACTTAATATATTCAAATGATATAAAAGATGAATTAGATTATCCAATTATAATAAATGATTTTATAGGAAAATATAAAGAAAAATTATTAAATAGAAGAGAATGTAAAAAAAATATAAGATTGTGGTATGAACTTCAATGGGGAAGAGAAAAGTCTCTATTTGAAAGAAAAAAAATAATGTACCCTTACAAAGCATATAATAATAGATTTGCTATAGATGAAAATAATAATTTTTCAAGTGCTGATGTATACTCATTTTATATAAAAGAAGAGTATGAAAATATATTTTCTCATGAGTATTTAGTAGGAATACTTAATTCTGAAGTATACAATAAATATTTTAAAATAAATGCAAAAAAAATAAGTAGAAATATATATGATTATTATCCTAACAAAGTAATGAAAATAAAGATATTTAAGGATGAGAATTATACAGAAATAGAAAACTTATCAAAAGAAATATTACTTAGATTAAAAAGTGGAGATAAAAAAATAGATGATTTAGAAGTGAAAATAAATAATCTAATTAAAACATCACTTGATATATAA
- the uppS gene encoding polyprenyl diphosphate synthase — translation MRIPKHVGIIPDGNRRWAQNHGMTKEKGYENGLDPGILAYRTCRDMGVEEITFYGFTTDNTKRPSVQTKAFTDACIKAANILYDEGASLLVIGNTKSPMFPKELLPFTERTKGKEGQIKANLLVNYGWHWDLNTLADAENVNKNNIQNHIQSFDISRLDLIIRWGGRRRLSGFLPVQSIYADFYVLDEYWPDFDTSHISQALNWYSTQDVTLGG, via the coding sequence ATGAGAATACCTAAACATGTAGGTATAATACCTGACGGAAATAGAAGATGGGCGCAAAATCATGGTATGACAAAAGAAAAAGGTTATGAAAATGGACTAGATCCAGGTATTTTAGCATATAGAACATGTAGAGATATGGGTGTAGAAGAAATTACATTTTATGGTTTTACAACTGATAATACAAAGAGACCTTCAGTACAAACTAAAGCATTTACTGATGCATGTATAAAGGCAGCGAATATACTATATGATGAAGGTGCATCTCTTTTAGTTATAGGTAATACTAAATCTCCAATGTTTCCAAAGGAATTACTTCCATTTACAGAAAGAACAAAAGGAAAAGAAGGACAAATAAAAGCAAATTTACTAGTAAACTATGGATGGCATTGGGATTTGAATACTTTGGCAGATGCAGAAAACGTAAATAAAAATAATATACAAAATCATATACAATCTTTTGATATATCAAGATTAGATTTAATTATTAGATGGGGAGGTAGAAGAAGATTAAGTGGATTTTTACCTGTTCAATCTATATATGCAGACTTTTATGTATTAGATGAATATTGGCCAGACTTTGATACAAGTCATATATCACAAGCTTTAAATTGGTATAGCACTCAAGATGTTACACTAGGAGGATAA
- a CDS encoding N-acetylmuramoyl-L-alanine amidase family protein → MGSRKNKRVVRLKRKRKINKKKLLLLIIVVVLFLFGIFKLTQGAILAIQNIMPKKENTTTVVSPQIEYETLPTEVDKNIKKKYTILIDPGHGGNDKGTIAQDKTTFEKDLTLEIGALVAKKLTKQDDIQVIVSRNEDKYISLGDRAKLANEQNVDLFVSIHLNGQVGGNDATGIETYYTTGREDGSSELAKQIQKTVTSYIDIRDRGXKTAKFQVLEESKMTSVLIECGFLSNNEEAKKLQDKEYQENLADGIAQGILSYLDQKSS, encoded by the coding sequence ATGGGGAGCAGAAAAAATAAAAGAGTAGTTAGACTAAAACGTAAGAGAAAAATAAATAAGAAAAAGTTATTATTATTAATTATAGTAGTTGTATTATTTTTATTTGGAATATTTAAATTAACGCAAGGTGCTATTTTAGCAATACAAAATATAATGCCTAAAAAAGAAAATACAACAACTGTAGTAAGCCCACAAATAGAATATGAAACATTACCTACAGAAGTAGATAAAAATATAAAAAAGAAATATACAATATTAATAGATCCAGGACATGGAGGCAATGATAAGGGAACTATAGCACAAGATAAAACAACATTTGAAAAAGATTTAACATTAGAAATAGGTGCATTAGTAGCTAAAAAGTTAACAAAACAAGATGACATACAAGTTATAGTATCAAGAAATGAAGATAAGTACATAAGTCTAGGAGATAGAGCAAAACTTGCAAATGAACAAAATGTAGATTTATTTGTATCTATACATTTAAATGGACAAGTTGGTGGAAATGATGCAACAGGGATTGAAACTTACTATACAACTGGACGAGAAGATGGATCTTCTGAATTAGCAAAACAAATACAAAAAACAGTGACATCCTATATAGATATAAGAGATAGAGGGGYAAAAACTGCTAAATTCCAAGTATTAGAAGAAAGTAAAATGACAAGTGTATTAATTGAATGTGGATTTTTAAGTAATAATGAAGAAGCTAAAAAATTACAAGATAAAGAATACCAAGAAAATTTAGCAGATGGTATAGCACAAGGTATACTTTCATATTTAGATCAAAAATCAAGTTAG
- a CDS encoding patatin-like phospholipase family protein, which translates to MDSTFNIISFDGGGIRGALSINLLEKIQTLNPNIVKNANMISGTSTGSLIALGLAYGISAEEISNFYSKENIEYIFDKSYSIISRPKYENDHLKEVLLSIFPEDLKLKDLGKLVIIPSFYLGDKYNSWKAMFYNNIPNSPTEDFRVIDVAMASSAAPVFFQSYESHIDGGIIATDPSLASIIYAIDEDLGKKIKDIRLLSFGTGYCYDSIKEDTSKWGAIDWVTSKDPDLPIITVTLEGISQVSQIFSKKLLDDNYYRINPRMDKDVGMDDVKELDYLNELVDKYDIKECTNWINNKWNKI; encoded by the coding sequence ATGGATTCTACTTTTAATATAATATCTTTTGATGGTGGAGGAATCAGAGGTGCTTTAAGCATAAATCTACTAGAAAAAATTCAAACTTTAAATCCTAATATTGTAAAAAATGCTAATATGATAAGTGGAACTTCAACAGGTAGTTTAATAGCATTAGGTTTAGCATATGGAATAAGTGCAGAAGAAATAAGTAATTTCTATTCTAAAGAAAATATAGAGTATATATTTGATAAATCTTATTCGATTATTTCAAGACCTAAGTATGAAAATGATCATTTAAAAGAAGTACTACTTAGTATATTTCCAGAAGATTTAAAATTAAAGGATTTAGGTAAGTTAGTTATAATTCCTTCATTTTATCTAGGAGATAAATATAATTCTTGGAAGGCTATGTTTTATAACAATATTCCCAATTCACCAACTGAAGATTTTAGAGTAATAGATGTAGCTATGGCAAGTAGTGCAGCTCCTGTATTTTTTCAAAGTTATGAATCGCACATAGATGGAGGGATAATTGCAACAGACCCTAGTCTAGCAAGTATAATATATGCTATAGATGAAGACTTAGGAAAAAAAATAAAAGATATAAGGTTATTATCATTTGGAACGGGATATTGCTACGATAGTATAAAAGAAGATACAAGTAAATGGGGTGCCATAGATTGGGTAACAAGTAAAGACCCTGATTTACCTATAATTACAGTAACACTAGAAGGAATTTCTCAAGTTAGTCAAATTTTTTCTAAGAAGCTTTTAGATGATAACTATTATAGAATAAATCCAAGAATGGATAAAGATGTAGGTATGGATGATGTTAAAGAACTTGATTATTTAAATGAGTTAGTTGATAAATATGACATAAAAGAATGCACAAACTGGATAAATAATAAATGGAACAAAATATAG
- the hpt gene encoding hypoxanthine phosphoribosyltransferase, whose protein sequence is MISEKEIADKVKAIAKQIEKDYEGEELLVVGILKGASVFVSDLIRNINLDVNIDFMSVSSYGNGTQSSGTVRILKDLDVDIANKNVLIVEDIIDSGLTLSNLVKELGIRNPKSLRLCTLLDKPERRTVNIPVDYVGFVIEDKFIVGYGIDWAEKYRNLPYIGSVNL, encoded by the coding sequence ATGATATCTGAAAAAGAAATAGCTGATAAAGTAAAAGCTATAGCTAAACAAATAGAAAAAGACTATGAAGGTGAAGAACTATTAGTAGTTGGAATACTTAAAGGAGCAAGTGTATTTGTTTCTGATTTAATAAGAAATATAAATTTAGATGTAAATATAGACTTTATGAGTGTTTCAAGTTATGGAAATGGAACACAAAGCTCTGGTACAGTTAGAATACTAAAGGATTTAGATGTTGATATAGCAAACAAAAATGTATTAATAGTTGAAGATATAATAGACTCAGGTCTTACTTTAAGTAATTTAGTAAAAGAATTAGGAATAAGAAATCCAAAATCATTAAGATTATGTACACTGCTAGATAAACCAGAAAGAAGAACTGTAAACATACCAGTTGATTATGTTGGTTTTGTTATAGAAGACAAGTTTATAGTTGGATATGGAATTGACTGGGCAGAAAAGTACAGAAATTTACCTTATATAGGTTCAGTTAATTTATAA
- a CDS encoding pyridoxal phosphate-dependent aminotransferase, with product MKVNHGANLYDLSSKYGFSKEDFMDFSSNINPFGSSILAKNYIINNIDKVSVYPDPDYIDLKTSISKYCNCSIDNILLGSGATELISSFIETINPKKALLLSPAYSEYEKELSKINCDIVKYFSKKENNFSINIEDLINNINENNYDLIVICNPNNPTGFTFTKDEIEKILNSTSSFVMVDETYIEFTNKKVYSSTALVDYYKNLFVIRGTSKFFSTPGIRLGYGLISNNSIKENINSHLDLWNINIFASMMGEVMFNDIEFIENTYSLMVNEREYLINELSKFNDLNVYKSQGNFILCEIKSKSITSKELRDKLIPSKIIIRDCSSFDGLDEYFFRVCILKPEENRFLINNLTNIFM from the coding sequence ATGAAAGTAAATCATGGTGCAAACTTATATGATTTATCTAGTAAATATGGATTTTCAAAAGAAGATTTTATGGACTTTAGTTCTAATATAAATCCTTTTGGTTCATCAATACTAGCTAAAAATTATATAATAAATAATATTGATAAAGTATCAGTTTATCCAGACCCTGATTATATAGATTTAAAAACTTCTATATCTAAGTATTGCAACTGTTCAATAGATAATATACTTTTAGGAAGTGGAGCTACAGAATTAATATCTTCTTTTATAGAAACTATTAATCCTAAAAAAGCACTTCTTTTATCTCCTGCTTATTCAGAATATGAAAAAGAATTATCTAAAATAAACTGTGATATAGTTAAGTACTTTTCAAAAAAAGAAAATAACTTTTCAATAAATATAGAAGATTTAATAAATAATATAAATGAAAATAATTATGATTTAATAGTAATATGTAATCCTAATAATCCAACTGGATTTACATTTACTAAAGATGAAATAGAAAAAATATTAAATAGTACAAGCTCTTTTGTTATGGTAGATGAAACTTACATAGAATTTACAAATAAAAAAGTTTACTCATCAACAGCATTAGTTGATTATTATAAAAACTTATTTGTTATAAGAGGTACATCTAAGTTTTTCTCTACACCTGGTATAAGACTTGGTTATGGACTTATTTCAAACAACAGTATAAAAGAAAATATAAACTCTCACCTTGATTTATGGAATATAAATATATTTGCATCTATGATGGGTGAAGTAATGTTTAATGATATTGAGTTTATAGAAAATACATATTCTTTAATGGTAAATGAGAGAGAATACTTAATAAATGAATTAAGTAAATTTAATGATTTAAATGTTTATAAAAGCCAAGGTAACTTTATTTTATGTGAAATAAAATCTAAATCTATAACATCAAAAGAATTAAGAGATAAACTTATACCAAGTAAAATTATAATTAGAGATTGCTCATCTTTTGATGGATTAGATGAATATTTCTTTAGAGTCTGTATTTTAAAACCTGAAGAAAATAGATTTTTAATTAATAATCTAACAAATATTTTTATGTAA
- the asnA gene encoding aspartate--ammonia ligase, which translates to MSLIIPKDYKSSLGVIQTQQAIKDLKDYFEKRLSEELKLTRVSSPLFVLPESGTNDNLNGIEKAVSFNVPDINKNVEIVQSLAKWKRMALKKYGLDEGRGIYTDMNAIRKDEELDNIHSIYVDQWDWELIINKDDRNKETLKNVVEKIYKVFKETEQYVHDIYPEIKKMLPEQITFITSQELLDMYPNLSSKERENKIVKEKGAVFLMQIGNLLSNGKRHDGRSPDYDDWELNGDILFYNPVLDNVIELSSMGIRVDEESLSYQLDIADCNDRRELDYHKALLNGELPYTVGGGIGQSRICMYFLNKAHIGEVQVGVWPQEMINECLENGIHLL; encoded by the coding sequence ATGTCTTTAATAATACCAAAAGACTATAAATCAAGTTTAGGAGTAATACAAACACAACAAGCAATAAAAGATTTAAAAGACTATTTCGAAAAAAGACTTTCAGAAGAATTAAAGTTAACAAGAGTTTCATCACCATTATTTGTATTACCGGAAAGTGGAACAAATGATAATCTAAATGGAATAGAAAAAGCTGTAAGTTTTAATGTTCCAGATATAAATAAAAATGTAGAAATAGTTCAATCTTTAGCGAAGTGGAAGAGAATGGCTCTTAAAAAGTATGGTTTAGATGAAGGAAGAGGTATATATACAGATATGAATGCTATAAGAAAAGATGAAGAATTAGACAATATACATTCAATATATGTGGACCAATGGGATTGGGAGCTTATTATAAATAAAGATGATAGGAACAAAGAAACATTAAAGAATGTTGTTGAAAAAATATATAAAGTATTTAAAGAAACAGAACAATATGTTCATGATATATATCCTGAAATAAAGAAAATGCTACCTGAACAAATAACATTTATAACGTCTCAAGAGTTATTAGATATGTATCCGAATTTATCCTCAAAGGAAAGAGAAAATAAGATAGTAAAGGAAAAAGGTGCAGTATTTTTAATGCAAATAGGAAATTTATTATCTAATGGAAAGAGACATGATGGAAGAAGTCCAGACTACGATGACTGGGAATTAAATGGAGATATATTATTTTATAACCCAGTATTAGATAATGTTATAGAACTTTCATCTATGGGAATAAGAGTAGATGAAGAAAGTTTATCTTATCAATTAGATATAGCAGATTGTAATGATAGGAGAGAACTTGATTACCATAAAGCTTTATTAAATGGAGAATTACCATATACAGTTGGCGGAGGAATTGGTCAATCTAGAATATGTATGTATTTTTTAAATAAGGCACATATAGGTGAAGTTCAAGTTGGAGTATGGCCTCAAGAAATGATAAATGAATGCTTAGAAAATGGAATACATCTCTTATAA
- the ptsP gene encoding phosphoenolpyruvate--protein phosphotransferase, whose amino-acid sequence MMYKGTGASPGIALGKALVIEHSELVIEKKTIDNIDIEIQKLQDAVKISKEELIKVKEKALSELGEHEAEIFEAHLLVLEDPELIDSAISKIKDEKVNADYALNEIKEMFVSMFESMDNEYMRERAADIKDVTNRVLRHILGIKVVDLAGLDEEVVLIAHDLTPSDTATMNKSMVLGFLTDIGGRTSHTAIMARTLEIAAVVGLNDITKKVKDGDYIVFNGDTGEVIVNPDEETKDKYASLKSEFEEYRKSLELLKGQASITTDGRHVELAGNIGSPNDVEGLIKNDAEGVGLYRTEFLYMDKEDGFPSEEEQYEAYKAVLEGMNNKPIVIRTLDIGGDKELPYFEMEPEMNPFLGYRAIRLCLDRKDIFKTQLRALYRASIHGKLRIMFPMISSLEELLSAKEIIKEVLAQMDNEGIAYSNDVEVGMMIEIPSAAVISDVLAKHVDFFSIGTNDLIQYTCAVDRMNQKISHLYNQFNPAVLRLIKMVIDNAHKEGKWVGMCGESAGDQRMIPILLGFGLDEFSMSPISILPARKLITSLSYEDMKKFAEEVLTMGTAKEVKEYIDKTFNI is encoded by the coding sequence ATTATGTATAAAGGAACAGGGGCATCTCCAGGGATAGCTTTAGGAAAGGCATTAGTAATAGAACATAGCGAATTAGTTATTGAAAAAAAGACTATCGATAATATAGATATAGAAATACAAAAACTACAAGATGCAGTAAAAATATCAAAAGAAGAATTAATTAAGGTCAAGGAAAAGGCTTTATCTGAGCTTGGAGAGCATGAAGCTGAAATATTTGAAGCTCATTTATTAGTATTAGAGGATCCTGAATTAATAGATTCTGCAATATCGAAAATAAAAGATGAAAAAGTTAATGCAGATTATGCACTAAACGAAATAAAAGAAATGTTTGTTTCAATGTTTGAATCTATGGACAATGAGTATATGAGAGAAAGAGCAGCAGATATAAAGGATGTTACAAACAGAGTTTTAAGACATATATTAGGCATAAAAGTAGTTGATTTAGCAGGACTTGATGAAGAAGTTGTATTAATAGCACATGATTTAACTCCATCAGATACAGCGACTATGAATAAAAGTATGGTACTTGGTTTCTTAACTGATATAGGTGGAAGAACCTCTCATACTGCTATAATGGCTAGAACATTAGAAATAGCTGCTGTAGTTGGGTTAAATGATATAACTAAAAAAGTTAAAGATGGAGACTATATTGTGTTTAATGGAGATACTGGTGAAGTTATAGTTAATCCTGATGAAGAAACTAAAGATAAATATGCTTCATTAAAATCRGAATTTGAAGAATATAGAAAATCACTAGAATTATTAAAGGGACAAGCATCAATAACTACTGATGGTAGACATGTTGAACTTGCAGGAAATATAGGTAGCCCTAATGATGTAGAAGGACTTATAAAAAACGATGCTGAAGGTGTTGGACTTTACAGAACAGAATTCTTATATATGGATAAAGAAGATGGATTCCCCAGTGAAGAAGAACAGTATGAAGCTTATAAAGCAGTACTTGAAGGAATGAATAATAAGCCTATAGTTATAAGAACATTAGATATAGGTGGAGATAAGGAACTTCCATATTTTGAAATGGAACCTGAAATGAATCCATTCTTAGGATACAGAGCTATAAGACTTTGCTTAGATAGAAAAGATATATTTAAAACTCAACTAAGAGCTTTATATAGAGCAAGTATACATGGAAAATTAAGAATAATGTTCCCTATGATATCATCACTTGAAGAATTACTATCAGCTAAAGAAATAATAAAAGAAGTATTAGCACAAATGGACAATGAAGGTATAGCATACTCTAATGATGTAGAAGTTGGTATGATGATAGAAATACCATCAGCTGCAGTTATATCAGATGTATTAGCTAAACATGTAGATTTCTTTTCAATAGGAACTAATGACCTTATACAATATACTTGTGCAGTAGATAGAATGAATCAAAAAATAAGTCATTTATATAACCAATTCAACCCAGCAGTACTTAGACTTATAAAGATGGTTATAGATAATGCTCATAAGGAAGGGAAATGGGTTGGAATGTGTGGAGAATCTGCAGGAGATCAAAGAATGATACCTATACTATTAGGATTTGGTCTAGATGAGTTCTCTATGAGTCCAATATCTATACTTCCAGCTAGAAAGTTAATAACTTCTTTATCTTATGAAGATATGAAAAAATTTGCTGAAGAAGTTTTAACTATGGGAACAGCAAAAGAAGTAAAAGAATACATTGATAAAACTTTTAATATATAA
- a CDS encoding YkvA family protein gives MINLSKISFLIDILLNTLKKTLVRFKNAKFGLLFFTNIFKIPDFLTDNRVNIISKMKLIFSLSVAIIYIISGIDFIPELITGLFGFIDDIFVLVWSLGIVNEEIEKYKKIIKDSIDPNIIENVKYNIYD, from the coding sequence GTGATAAATTTGAGTAAAATATCATTTTTAATAGATATATTATTAAACACACTTAAAAAAACATTAGTTAGGTTTAAAAATGCTAAATTTGGATTATTATTTTTTACTAATATATTTAAAATACCAGACTTTTTAACTGATAATAGAGTTAATATAATTAGTAAAATGAAATTAATATTTTCATTATCAGTAGCTATTATATATATAATATCAGGTATAGATTTTATACCAGAATTAATTACAGGATTGTTTGGTTTTATTGATGATATATTTGTATTAGTATGGAGTTTGGGAATTGTTAATGAAGAAATCGAAAAATACAAAAAAATTATAAAAGATAGTATAGACCCTAATATAATTGAAAATGTAAAGTATAATATATATGATTAA
- a CDS encoding patatin-like phospholipase family protein has product MKGLVLEGGGTKGAYQIGAYKALRDLGIEFQGVTGTSIGALNGAYIIQNDIEIMEDIWLTYDYTHFFNMDEETYEKYKNMDFTAKNINTVIELINKARKNDGIDITPLKELIEKTLNEEAIRKSNKDFGLVTVYWDKKINPHPLYIEDIPNGRLVDYLIASSSLPIFKLDKIDDKLFLDGMFFDNMPISLLEQKGYKDIVVIRLLDDFLGKINLNKHQNINVKTIIPSEPLGGSLNKDKDSVSKNINLGYLDAMKAYDRYDGNKYYFNVDYMFDEDYCFEKFKRMKKETIENLLDLFNIKREPNLRTLLEVLIPKLGENLGLDKDFSYKDLFYCIYEKKLEENNINRIQLYDFRKLYDVVNKNINENKNIVLSYETKTIMPIQKNKVIKLSTNNIIKDFSNQS; this is encoded by the coding sequence ATGAAAGGTTTAGTATTAGAGGGTGGAGGCACTAAAGGTGCTTACCAAATAGGAGCATATAAAGCATTAAGAGATTTAGGAATAGAATTTCAAGGAGTAACAGGAACGTCCATAGGTGCATTAAATGGTGCATATATAATTCAAAATGATATAGAAATAATGGAAGATATATGGTTAACATATGATTATACTCATTTTTTTAACATGGATGAAGAAACTTATGAAAAATATAAAAATATGGACTTTACAGCAAAAAATATAAATACTGTTATAGAACTTATAAATAAAGCTAGAAAAAATGATGGAATAGATATAACTCCTCTTAAGGAACTTATAGAAAAAACATTAAACGAAGAAGCTATAAGAAAATCAAATAAAGACTTTGGTCTTGTTACAGTTTACTGGGATAAAAAAATAAATCCACATCCTTTATATATAGAGGATATACCAAATGGTAGGCTAGTAGATTATTTAATAGCTAGTTCAAGTTTACCTATTTTTAAATTAGATAAAATAGATGATAAACTTTTTTTAGATGGAATGTTTTTTGATAATATGCCTATATCACTTTTAGAACAAAAAGGGTATAAGGATATAGTTGTTATAAGGCTATTAGATGATTTTTTAGGAAAAATAAACTTAAATAAGCATCAAAATATAAATGTAAAAACAATAATTCCATCAGAACCTCTAGGAGGATCTTTAAATAAAGATAAAGATAGTGTTTCAAAAAACATAAATTTAGGCTATCTAGATGCTATGAAGGCATATGATAGATATGATGGAAATAAATACTACTTTAATGTAGATTATATGTTTGATGAAGATTATTGTTTTGAAAAATTTAAAAGAATGAAAAAAGAAACAATAGAAAATCTTTTAGATTTATTTAACATAAAAAGAGAGCCAAATCTTAGAACTTTACTAGAAGTTTTGATACCGAAACTTGGGGAAAATCTTGGACTAGATAAAGATTTCTCATATAAAGATTTATTCTATTGTATATATGAAAAAAAATTAGAAGAAAATAATATCAATAGAATTCAACTTTATGATTTTCGTAAACTTTACGATGTTGTAAATAAAAATATAAATGAAAATAAGAATATAGTTTTATCTTATGAAACTAAAACTATAATGCCAATACAAAAAAATAAAGTAATAAAGTTATCTACGAATAATATAATAAAAGATTTTTCAAATCAATCTTAA
- a CDS encoding HPr family phosphocarrier protein, producing MEKNVSIKNTSGLHARPAGMFVKKAAEFKSTVEVIAKGKTVNAKSIMGIMSLGLGQGDELTVVANGEDEAAAVNALVELIEGGFGE from the coding sequence ATGGAGAAAAATGTAAGTATAAAGAATACAAGTGGATTACATGCTAGACCAGCGGGTATGTTTGTTAAGAAAGCTGCTGAATTTAAGTCAACAGTAGAAGTTATAGCAAAAGGAAAAACTGTAAATGCTAAATCTATAATGGGTATAATGAGTTTAGGATTAGGTCAAGGTGATGAATTAACAGTTGTTGCTAATGGAGAAGATGAAGCTGCAGCAGTTAATGCATTAGTTGAGTTAATAGAAGGTGGATTTGGAGAATAA